The Geothrix sp. genome window below encodes:
- a CDS encoding aldehyde dehydrogenase family protein, whose protein sequence is MYLKPNAPAAASAGKSVIGFNLINGREVEGDLGMIESRSAVDRRDLVGMFPDSGEKDVARAAKAAADAFKSWSTTPVAARGAVIQRAGEILAAHRERLARIITREVGMTPGEALAEVQEAIDACAFFTSEAMHLQSRKLASGAAAHRRPVGVCGILATGSSPLAAPWRKILPAILCGNAVAWKPSDNAPTAAYLLLRALMEAGLPPGVVNTVNGRGRAGCGKHFLAGIDKGHYQSFSFVGSAALGRTVGEMCGRNLILPSLDLVGKGAMVVMPDADTDLAIQDALRAAFGHAGQRPIGLVNILLHEACAARFTQQFMDKVASLEVGNPMTDPGVAYGPMINARSAATFREHWDLGRAEGATLLSGGDQWTEANRTPQVKGNIGHGAYMQPCVWEGVTPGMGLFRNQVLGPTVNLSRFADFDEALAGVNASPCGPAISLYTQDRAWTERFKRETRADITNLNTTADDPGTRLPFAGYGTHPGSQVALDGFTRWQAVSDGVVDDPSQGTPLAPASPLQTDWASL, encoded by the coding sequence ATGTACCTCAAGCCCAACGCTCCCGCCGCCGCCAGCGCCGGGAAGTCCGTGATCGGCTTCAACCTCATCAACGGCCGCGAGGTTGAGGGCGATCTGGGCATGATCGAGTCCCGGTCCGCCGTGGATCGGCGCGACCTGGTGGGCATGTTCCCCGACAGCGGCGAGAAGGATGTGGCTCGGGCCGCCAAGGCCGCCGCGGATGCCTTCAAGTCCTGGTCCACCACGCCCGTCGCCGCGCGCGGGGCCGTGATCCAGCGCGCCGGGGAGATCCTCGCCGCCCACCGGGAGCGGCTGGCCCGCATCATCACCCGCGAAGTCGGCATGACCCCCGGGGAGGCCCTGGCCGAAGTGCAGGAGGCCATCGACGCCTGCGCGTTCTTCACCTCGGAAGCCATGCACCTCCAGAGCCGGAAGCTCGCCTCGGGCGCGGCGGCCCACCGCCGGCCCGTCGGAGTCTGCGGCATCCTCGCCACCGGCAGCTCCCCCCTGGCGGCGCCCTGGCGAAAGATCCTGCCGGCCATCCTCTGCGGCAACGCCGTGGCCTGGAAACCCAGCGACAACGCCCCGACCGCGGCCTACCTCCTGTTGCGGGCCCTGATGGAAGCGGGCCTCCCGCCCGGCGTGGTGAACACCGTCAATGGCCGCGGCCGGGCCGGCTGCGGGAAGCACTTCCTCGCGGGCATCGACAAGGGGCACTACCAGTCCTTCAGCTTCGTGGGCTCCGCCGCCCTGGGGCGGACCGTGGGCGAGATGTGCGGCCGCAACCTGATCCTTCCCAGCCTGGACCTCGTCGGCAAGGGCGCCATGGTCGTCATGCCGGACGCCGACACCGATCTCGCCATCCAGGACGCGCTCCGTGCCGCCTTCGGCCACGCCGGCCAGCGCCCCATCGGCCTGGTCAACATCCTCCTGCACGAAGCCTGTGCGGCCCGCTTCACCCAGCAGTTCATGGATAAGGTGGCCAGTCTCGAAGTGGGCAACCCCATGACGGATCCCGGCGTGGCCTACGGCCCCATGATCAATGCCCGATCGGCCGCCACCTTCCGTGAGCACTGGGACCTGGGCCGGGCCGAAGGCGCCACCCTGCTCTCCGGCGGTGACCAGTGGACCGAGGCCAACCGCACGCCCCAGGTGAAGGGCAACATCGGGCACGGCGCCTACATGCAGCCCTGCGTGTGGGAAGGAGTCACGCCCGGCATGGGTCTCTTCCGGAACCAGGTCCTGGGCCCCACCGTGAACCTCTCCAGGTTTGCGGACTTCGACGAGGCCCTGGCCGGGGTCAACGCCAGCCCGTGCGGCCCCGCCATCAGCCTCTACACCCAGGACCGCGCCTGGACCGAGCGGTTCAAGCGCGAGACTCGGGCGGACATCACCAACCTCAACACCACGGCCGATGATCCGGGGACCCGCCTGCCCTTCGCCGGCTACGGCACCCACCCCGGCAGCCAGGTGGCCCTCGACGGGTTCACGCGCTGGCAGGCCGTGAGCGATGGCGTGGTGGATGACCCCTCCCAGGGGACCCCGCTCGCCCCCGCCAGCCCCCTGCAAACCGACTGGGCGAGTCTCTAG
- a CDS encoding TlyA family RNA methyltransferase yields the protein MAKVRLDQLLVQRGLCETRAKAQARILAGEVLVEDRPVTKAGTAVAEDALIRLRGEPLPFVSRGGLKLAGALDRWGIDPTGLVCFDAGSSTGGFTDCLLQRGAAKVYAVDVGTNQLHWKLRSDPRVISMEQVNLRTWEAAAISERCSLLVADLSFISLRLAIPPVLPSLLPGAEAVLLVKPQFEAGREDVGAGGIVRDPAVHRRVLVDTWAFFAGTDLRPLDLALSPIKGGEGNSEFLLRLGLGAEPGSLGAALEGLGL from the coding sequence GTGGCTAAGGTGCGCCTGGACCAGCTTCTCGTGCAGCGCGGCCTGTGCGAGACGCGCGCCAAGGCCCAGGCGCGGATCCTGGCGGGGGAAGTGCTGGTGGAGGACCGGCCCGTCACCAAGGCGGGCACCGCCGTTGCCGAGGACGCACTCATCCGCCTTCGGGGCGAGCCCCTGCCGTTCGTGAGCCGGGGCGGGCTGAAGCTGGCCGGGGCCCTGGATCGCTGGGGGATCGACCCCACCGGCCTCGTCTGTTTTGACGCGGGCTCCAGCACCGGCGGCTTCACCGACTGCCTGCTGCAGCGGGGCGCGGCGAAGGTCTACGCCGTGGATGTGGGCACCAACCAGCTCCACTGGAAGCTGCGGAGCGATCCGCGGGTGATCTCCATGGAGCAGGTGAACCTCCGCACCTGGGAGGCGGCCGCCATCTCCGAGCGGTGCAGCCTGCTGGTGGCGGACCTGAGCTTCATCTCGCTGCGGCTGGCCATCCCGCCTGTGCTGCCCAGTCTCCTGCCGGGGGCGGAAGCCGTGCTGCTGGTGAAGCCCCAGTTCGAGGCGGGGCGCGAGGATGTGGGCGCCGGGGGCATCGTGCGCGATCCCGCCGTCCACCGCCGGGTGCTTGTGGATACCTGGGCGTTCTTCGCGGGGACGGACCTGCGGCCCCTGGATCTCGCCCTCAGCCCCATCAAGGGCGGGGAAGGGAACAGCGAGTTCCTGCTGCGGCTGGGCCTGGGGGCGGAGCCCGGAAGTCTCGGCGCTGCGCTGGAAGGACTGGGGCTCTAA
- a CDS encoding site-2 protease family protein, with translation MFDSISIPTILVSYVALLFSLSVHEASHATAAYWLEDDTAARLGRMTLNPLAHMDLLGTFVFPLLGMATGFPFIGWAKPVPVDPRNLTRRFTQRGGVAIVSAAGPASNVALAALFLGILVILVKVAAPPQALEMKLFAYALFARKVESLQALELGSALTLGLALTGRLVLINLGLALFNLLPLGPLDGSGILRGMLPWRWLPKYDRVQPWMGGALIVLALTGLLGYVIGPVFGVILMGVEAIARLFLGA, from the coding sequence GTGTTCGACAGCATCTCCATCCCCACCATCCTCGTCAGCTATGTGGCCCTGCTCTTCAGCCTGAGCGTGCACGAGGCCAGCCATGCCACCGCGGCCTACTGGCTGGAGGACGACACGGCGGCGCGGCTGGGCCGGATGACCCTGAATCCCCTGGCGCACATGGACCTGCTGGGCACCTTCGTGTTTCCGCTGCTGGGGATGGCCACGGGCTTCCCCTTCATCGGCTGGGCCAAGCCCGTGCCGGTGGATCCCCGGAACCTCACCCGCCGCTTCACCCAGCGGGGCGGCGTGGCGATCGTCTCGGCGGCCGGGCCCGCCTCCAATGTGGCGCTGGCGGCCCTCTTCCTGGGGATCCTGGTCATCCTGGTGAAGGTGGCGGCCCCGCCCCAGGCCCTGGAGATGAAGCTCTTCGCGTATGCCCTGTTCGCCCGCAAGGTCGAGAGCCTGCAGGCCCTGGAACTGGGATCGGCGCTGACCCTGGGCCTGGCCCTGACGGGCCGGCTGGTGCTCATCAATCTCGGCCTGGCGCTCTTCAACCTGCTGCCCCTGGGACCGCTCGACGGCTCCGGCATCCTCCGCGGCATGCTGCCCTGGCGCTGGCTGCCGAAGTACGACCGCGTCCAGCCCTGGATGGGCGGGGCCCTGATCGTCCTCGCCCTCACGGGCCTGCTGGGCTATGTCATCGGGCCCGTCTTCGGCGTGATCCTGATGGGCGTCGAAGCCATCGCCCGCCTCTTTCTCGGGGCTTGA
- the mltG gene encoding endolytic transglycosylase MltG has translation MARSSMSLRFLVATVLLAVAPAVGGWWAWKGQGPLRQEATVLVRKGANLNQVADQLERDGVIRSASLFKLWARARKLQLIRGEYTFNPRASLSDVAGKLRRAEIHYTAVSIPEGAHAWSVQKRLKGFVPEEVFWTLWKSPRLAKTAGFEQAESLEGLVAPATYKLHHAMEPEEVMLMLVEAFRDQIRPRLEGGVLPPYETLILASLVEKETRLPEEQPKVAGVYKKRLDIGMRLQCDPTSLYARWLTGDLRFTAPLPEDIRRVHPFNTYTTAGLPPTPIAVPSASALEAAKAPEMGRDLYFVATGRGGHSFAPSLKDHNRNVGAYRKEIARQRRIARG, from the coding sequence ATGGCACGCTCCTCGATGTCCCTCCGCTTCCTCGTGGCCACGGTCCTGCTGGCCGTGGCCCCCGCCGTCGGCGGCTGGTGGGCCTGGAAGGGGCAGGGCCCCCTCCGGCAGGAGGCCACGGTGCTGGTGAGGAAGGGCGCGAACCTCAACCAGGTGGCCGATCAGCTGGAGCGGGATGGCGTCATCCGTTCCGCCTCCCTGTTCAAGCTCTGGGCCCGGGCCCGCAAGCTCCAGCTGATCCGCGGCGAGTACACCTTCAATCCCAGGGCCAGCCTCTCGGATGTGGCGGGCAAACTCCGGCGGGCGGAGATCCACTACACCGCGGTGTCCATTCCCGAGGGGGCCCACGCCTGGTCCGTGCAGAAGCGCCTCAAGGGCTTCGTGCCCGAAGAGGTCTTCTGGACCCTCTGGAAGAGCCCCCGCCTGGCGAAGACAGCGGGATTCGAGCAGGCCGAGAGCCTGGAGGGCCTCGTAGCCCCGGCCACCTACAAGCTGCACCATGCCATGGAGCCCGAAGAGGTGATGCTCATGCTGGTGGAGGCCTTTCGCGACCAGATCCGCCCCAGGCTCGAAGGCGGCGTCCTGCCCCCCTACGAGACCCTGATCCTGGCGAGCCTGGTGGAAAAGGAGACCCGGCTCCCCGAGGAGCAGCCGAAGGTGGCGGGCGTCTACAAGAAGCGCCTCGACATCGGCATGCGGCTGCAGTGCGATCCCACCAGCCTCTACGCCCGGTGGCTCACCGGCGACCTGCGCTTCACCGCCCCGCTGCCGGAGGACATCCGTCGCGTCCATCCGTTCAACACCTACACCACGGCCGGACTCCCCCCCACGCCCATCGCCGTGCCCAGCGCCTCGGCCCTGGAGGCGGCGAAGGCGCCGGAGATGGGCCGGGATCTCTACTTTGTAGCCACCGGCCGGGGCGGCCACAGCTTCGCGCCCAGCCTGAAGGACCACAACCGGAATGTCGGCGCCTACCGCAAGGAAATCGCCCGGCAGAGGCGGATCGCCCGTGGCTAA
- the trpS gene encoding tryptophan--tRNA ligase codes for MHRILSGIQPSGSQHIGHLVGALDNFTHLQGKGEAFYMIADWHALTSKYESVGEIWPATLELTATYLAAGLDPNQATIFVQSLVKEHAELHLLLSMVTPLSWLERVPTYKEKMQNAVADLGSYGFLGYPLLMTADIIIYKAHKVPVGEDQLFHVELAREVLRRFNFLYQREVFPEPEAVLTKTPKVPGLDGRKMSKSYGNCIYLRDSNADILEKCTRQMASDPARVRKTDPGNPDICPVFEFHKLFSDDATVQLVNTECRRAGIGCFDCKKRVAEAIIRRVEPVREKIEGYLARPDDLQEVLRDGSARARAVAVETMADVRGAMKMPNI; via the coding sequence ATGCACCGCATCCTGTCCGGCATCCAGCCTTCGGGTTCTCAGCACATCGGCCACCTGGTGGGCGCCCTCGACAACTTCACCCACCTCCAGGGGAAGGGCGAGGCCTTCTACATGATCGCGGACTGGCACGCGCTCACCTCGAAGTACGAATCCGTCGGGGAGATCTGGCCCGCCACGCTGGAGCTCACCGCCACCTACCTGGCGGCGGGTCTGGATCCGAATCAGGCCACGATCTTCGTGCAGAGCCTGGTGAAGGAGCACGCCGAGCTGCACCTGCTGCTGTCCATGGTCACGCCGCTCTCCTGGTTGGAGCGGGTGCCCACCTACAAGGAGAAGATGCAGAACGCCGTGGCCGATCTGGGCAGCTACGGTTTCCTCGGCTATCCCCTGCTGATGACCGCGGACATCATCATCTACAAGGCCCACAAGGTGCCCGTGGGCGAGGATCAGCTCTTCCATGTCGAGCTCGCCCGGGAGGTGCTCCGCCGCTTCAACTTCCTCTACCAGCGAGAGGTGTTCCCCGAGCCCGAGGCCGTGCTCACCAAGACGCCCAAGGTGCCGGGCCTGGACGGCCGGAAGATGTCGAAGAGCTACGGGAACTGCATCTACCTGCGGGACAGCAACGCCGACATCCTGGAGAAGTGCACCCGGCAGATGGCCTCCGACCCCGCCCGCGTGCGCAAGACCGATCCCGGCAACCCCGACATCTGTCCCGTCTTCGAGTTCCACAAGCTCTTCAGCGATGACGCGACGGTCCAGCTGGTGAACACGGAGTGCCGCCGGGCGGGCATCGGCTGCTTCGACTGCAAGAAGCGCGTGGCCGAGGCCATCATCCGCCGCGTCGAGCCCGTGCGCGAGAAGATCGAAGGCTACCTGGCCCGGCCGGACGACCTGCAGGAAGTGCTGCGTGACGGCAGCGCCCGGGCCCGCGCCGTGGCGGTGGAAACCATGGCGGATGTGCGCGGCGCCATGAAGATGCCGAACATCTGA